A part of Drosophila ananassae strain 14024-0371.13 chromosome 2R, ASM1763931v2, whole genome shotgun sequence genomic DNA contains:
- the LOC6506523 gene encoding uncharacterized abhydrolase domain-containing protein DDB_G0269086 isoform X9 → MASLGHENYSNNPEVENTSKRADSREGSAERKGTSYSLKLTPAAHALKSTFASSMSEAKISASGVSAGATLHWFAQVGGQGTTTATSPGTSNGGEDDSQASKDREEKLRYARDRQNEERQRKIEELRAQAEAAQRYREQKEEERRRRIEEIRVRDTEKRHQVEERKKAIVEAEKERREYILKKNLERDSRIEIKKRDRNSIGFAFGSSTPRLLDVPADYGLVSPSAFWGQRRSTSISNVAGATLSRRSSERELADSGAKKRASSSTDRHDDHRRKSSSMYEVFNWGYSNDEPPKRFSLSIAGSEINIDGPAAARPPVPTSSSASKQTAHRPHPPTTTTTTTTTSTTTTGQNYNHNSYRKGSRSGNATPGGHFNSSRPGSAMSTSTNMSTSGLVNRRPATAPRKPRPASIAGTGMSLEEINKLKKDQKPPVKTTAASPSAQTTPKRTQNLMSTSMIVTSSSSRQSAEKKTPSKREPLVPRAASASKALPNRTASSERISRLSREPKTKDTSAMTRSMIVTSSSTTTTTTKVAPAPAPAPAPAPVPVAAPAPEQNGVAKVVETPAPAEVPVPTVAVTAETPVAAPAVSKAEKEALNSEKTEEEARQVETAAPVPSEPEPVTQIASANVEEKSDEGTEKESSPKPQEQVVVSKQSRSKENSEVRELTPPEGADLMTASMMAKKITTEEEAKAALAERRRLAREEAERQAELERQRLEAERLAELKAQEEEAERQRLFEEESMRLAAEQRRGEEERLRKAIEEAQQREEEEQRKREDEERQRVEREEAEKKAKEEAEKQRVEVAERLKREEKEREERRKRVEAIMSRTRKGGAAAPSKDASDKAAPAATAPANNSSSNSDTNSSNNSAGGSPSSADATPTPNATPAETVTASEPPNSQAMYEQSVLDKENSLINSLSTMIIDENAKNLQQVSNGKLLADFEGSNTVPAVANGNGHIENVNNKNDINLLQDAVAPAATQLIDLSIESQDLHLNNNNSLLTSTAATTTLVTADSHENKDISLL, encoded by the exons ATGGCGAGTCTTGGCCACGAAAATTATTCGAATAATCCCGAAG TGGAAAACACATCCAAGCGAGCCGACAGCCGCGAGGGCAGCGCCGAGCGTAAAG GCACTTCATACTCTCTAAAATTAACTCCAGCCGCCCACGCACTTAAATCTACATTCGCATCATCCATGTCGGAGGCCAAGATCTCCGCCAGCGGCGTCAGCGCCGGCGCAACTTTGCATTGGTTTGCCCAGGTGGGCGGGCAAGGCACCACCACTGCCACCAGTCCAGGCACTAGCAACGGCGGTGAAGACGACTCTCAAG CGTCCAAAGACCGGGAGGAGAAGCTGAGGTACGCCCGTGACCGACAGAATGAGGAGCGACAGCGGAAGATCGAGGAACTGCGCGCCCAGGCAGAGGCCGCCCAGAGGTATCGGGAACAGAAAGAGGAGGAGCGTCGGCGCCGCATCGAGGAGATTCGCGTCCGGGACACAGAAAAGCGCCACCAGGTGGAGGAGCGCAAGAAGGCCATAGTCGAGGCAGAAAAAGAGCGTCGCGAGTACATCCTCAAAAAGAATCTA GAACGCGACTCCCGAATAGAAATCAAGAAGCGGGACAGAAACTCTATTGGCTTTGCGTTCGGATCTTCGACTCCTCGCCTGCTGGATGTGCCCGCGGATTATGGTCTGGTATCGCCCAGTGCCTTTTGGGGTCAGCGGAG GTCCACATCCATATCAAACGTTGCGGGCGCCACGCTCTCACGTCGAAGTTCGGAGCGAGAACTTGCCGACAGTGGTGCTAAGAAGCGTGCCTCATCCTCGACGGATCGACACGATG ATCACCGACGTAAATCTTCGTCCATGTACGAGGTGTTCAATTGGGGCTATTCCAATGACGAGCCGCCCAAGCGCTTCTCGCTCTCCATTGCCGGCAGCGAGATCAATATCGATGGGCCGGCGGCGGCGCGTCCTCCAGTGCCCACATCTTCTTCTGCCTCCAAACAGACAGCGCACAGACCCCATCCACCAACTACAActactacaacaacaacaacaagcaccACAACTACAGGCCAAAACTACAACCATAACTCGTATCGTAAGG GCTCGCGATCGGGAAATGCCACGCCCGGTGGACACTTCAACAGCTCAAGGCCCGGCAGCGCCATGTCCACATCGACAAATATGTCCACATCCGGTCTGGTCAACAGGCGTCCGGCCACAGCGCCCAGGAAGCCAAGGCCCGCCAGTATCGCTGGCACGGGCATGTCTCTTGAGG aGATAAACAAGCTTAAAAAGGATCAGAAGCCGCCCGTTAAAACGACAGCCGCCTCGCCGTCCGCACAAACGACCCCCAAACGAACACAGAACCTTATGTCCACCTCTATGATTGTGACCTCCAGCTCATCCCGGCAGAGTGCCGAAAAGAAAACTCCCTCAAAAAGA gaaCCCTTGGTGCCGAGGGCAGCATCAGCTTCAAAGGCTCTGCCAAATCGCACCGCAAGCTCAGAACGGATCAGCCGGCTCAGCAGGGAGCCAAAAACCAAGGATACCTCTGCCATGACGAGGTCTATGATCGTCACCAGCAGCAGTACTACAACTACCACCACAAAAGTAGcaccagctcctgctcctgctcccgcACCCGCTCCTGTGCCCGTCGCAGCTCCAGCTCCGGAACAGAATGGAGTGGCTAAGGTGGTTGAAACACCTGCACCCGCAGAGGTGCCAGTACCAACGGTTGCAGTTACTGCCGAGACTCCCGTTGCTGCTCCGGCAGTGAGCAAGGCCGAGAAGGAGGCCTTGAACTCCGAGAAGACGGAGGAAGAGGCACGTCAAGTGGAGACAGCTGCTCCTGTGCCATCAGAGCCAGAGCCCGTAACACAGATTGCCTCGGCTAATGTGGAGGAGAAGTCCGATGAGGGCACGGAGAAGGAATCCAGCCCCAAGCCCCAGGAGCAGGTTGTTGTCAGCAAACAGTCGCGCAGCAAGGAGAACTCGGAGGTGCGAGAGCTGACGCCGCCAGAGGGAGCTGACCTGATGACAGCATCGATGATGGCCAAAAAGATCACGACCGAGGAGGAAGCGAAGGCCGCATTGGCCGAAAGACGACGCCTGGCCCGCGAGGAGGCCGAACGACAGGCGGAATTGGAACGCCAACGACTGGAGGCGGAGCGCCTGGCCGAGCTGAAGGctcaggaggaggaggccgaGCGCCAGCGCCTTTTCGAGGAAGAATCTATGCGACTGGCCGCGGAGCAGCGCCGTGGTGAGGAGGAGCGCCTGCGCAAGGCCATCGAG GAAGCACAGCAAcgcgaggaggaggagcagcgtAAGCGTGAGGACGAGGAACGACAGCGTGTGGAGCGTGAGGAGGCCGAGAAGAAGGCCAAGGAGGAGGCGGAGAAGCAGCGCGTCGAGGTGGCCGAGCGACTCAAGCGTGAGGAGAAGGAGCGCGAAGAGCGCCGCAAGAGAGTCGAGGCGATTATGTCGCGCACCCGTAAAGGAGGAGCCGCAGCTCCCTCCAAG GATGCTAGCGACAAAGCAGCTCCTGCAGCCACGGCACCTGCGAACAACAGTAGCAGCAACAGCgacaccaacagcagcaacaattcGGCTGGTGGTTCGCCCAGTTCTGCAGATGCCACACCCACGCCAAATGCAACGCCTGCTGAAACAGTAACTGCCTCAGAGCCGCCCAACAGCCAGGCGATGTATGAGCAATCGGTGCTAGATAAGGAGAACTCGCTCATCAACAGCTTATCGACGATGATAATCGACGAGAATGCCAAGAATCTGCAGCAGGTTAGCAACGGCAAGTTGTTGGCCGACTTCGAGGGAAGCAACACAGTCCCAGCGGTGGCCAATGGCAATGGCCACATCGAGAATGTCAACAACAAAAA CGACATTAACCTCCTGCAGGATGCTGTCGCCCCAGCTGCCACTCAGCTGATCGACCTGAGTATCGAGTCACAAGATCTACACTTGAACAATAACAACAGCTTGCTGACGAGCACAGCGGCAACCACCACGCTAGTCACTGCTGATAGTCACGAGAATAAAG ATATATCGTTGCTGTGA
- the LOC6506523 gene encoding ensconsin isoform X6, with the protein MASLGHENYSNNPEVENTSKRADSREGSAERKGTSYSLKLTPAAHALKSTFASSMSEAKISASGVSAGATLHWFAQVGGQGTTTATSPGTSNGGEDDSQASKDREEKLRYARDRQNEERQRKIEELRAQAEAAQRYREQKEEERRRRIEEIRVRDTEKRHQVEERKKAIVEAEKERREYILKKNLERDSRIEIKKRDRNSIGFAFGSSTPRLLDVPADYGLVSPSAFWGQRRSTSISNVAGATLSRRSSERELADSGAKKRASSSTDRHDEDNVDTSAMVFRSVYRRKTDLMPTIPSPRDGHYGSRGSLSTTPARTPGRAYSMNRLDQLAQPIRRNGEHVRAILERERRERELEMLDETSSLGGGRRSASGSARARRAGSAGSGSSSAAGIMSRSMTHLAGGSAGGGGGSRGKYSLGGGISTSFRPLGSGAGGQRDSTSSRSGNATPGGHFNSSRPGSAMSTSTNMSTSGLVNRRPATAPRKPRPASIAGTGMSLEEINKLKKDQKPPVKTTAASPSAQTTPKRTQNLMSTSMIVTSSSSRQSAEKKTPSKREPLVPRAASASKALPNRTASSERISRLSREPKTKDTSAMTRSMIVTSSSTTTTTTKVAPAPAPAPAPAPVPVAAPAPEQNGVAKVVETPAPAEVPVPTVAVTAETPVAAPAVSKAEKEALNSEKTEEEARQVETAAPVPSEPEPVTQIASANVEEKSDEGTEKESSPKPQEQVVVSKQSRSKENSEVRELTPPEGADLMTASMMAKKITTEEEAKAALAERRRLAREEAERQAELERQRLEAERLAELKAQEEEAERQRLFEEESMRLAAEQRRGEEERLRKAIEEAQQREEEEQRKREDEERQRVEREEAEKKAKEEAEKQRVEVAERLKREEKEREERRKRVEAIMSRTRKGGAAAPSKDASDKAAPAATAPANNSSSNSDTNSSNNSAGGSPSSADATPTPNATPAETVTASEPPNSQAMYEQSVLDKENSLINSLSTMIIDENAKNLQQVSNGKLLADFEGSNTVPAVANGNGHIENVNNKNDINLLQDAVAPAATQLIDLSIESQDLHLNNNNSLLTSTAATTTLVTADSHENKDISLL; encoded by the exons ATGGCGAGTCTTGGCCACGAAAATTATTCGAATAATCCCGAAG TGGAAAACACATCCAAGCGAGCCGACAGCCGCGAGGGCAGCGCCGAGCGTAAAG GCACTTCATACTCTCTAAAATTAACTCCAGCCGCCCACGCACTTAAATCTACATTCGCATCATCCATGTCGGAGGCCAAGATCTCCGCCAGCGGCGTCAGCGCCGGCGCAACTTTGCATTGGTTTGCCCAGGTGGGCGGGCAAGGCACCACCACTGCCACCAGTCCAGGCACTAGCAACGGCGGTGAAGACGACTCTCAAG CGTCCAAAGACCGGGAGGAGAAGCTGAGGTACGCCCGTGACCGACAGAATGAGGAGCGACAGCGGAAGATCGAGGAACTGCGCGCCCAGGCAGAGGCCGCCCAGAGGTATCGGGAACAGAAAGAGGAGGAGCGTCGGCGCCGCATCGAGGAGATTCGCGTCCGGGACACAGAAAAGCGCCACCAGGTGGAGGAGCGCAAGAAGGCCATAGTCGAGGCAGAAAAAGAGCGTCGCGAGTACATCCTCAAAAAGAATCTA GAACGCGACTCCCGAATAGAAATCAAGAAGCGGGACAGAAACTCTATTGGCTTTGCGTTCGGATCTTCGACTCCTCGCCTGCTGGATGTGCCCGCGGATTATGGTCTGGTATCGCCCAGTGCCTTTTGGGGTCAGCGGAG GTCCACATCCATATCAAACGTTGCGGGCGCCACGCTCTCACGTCGAAGTTCGGAGCGAGAACTTGCCGACAGTGGTGCTAAGAAGCGTGCCTCATCCTCGACGGATCGACACGATG aAGATAACGTTGATACATCAGCGATGGTGTTCCGAAGCGTTTACCGCAGGAAAACGGACCTCATGCCGACAATACCCAGCCCCCGAGACGGGCATTATGGTTCGCGAGGCTCCCTGAGCACCACGCCGGCCAGAACCCCAG GACGCGCCTACTCGATGAACCGCCTGGACCAGCTGGCGCAACCCATACGCCGCAACGGAGAGCATGTGCGGGCCATACTGGAGCGGGAGCGACGCGAACGGGAACTGGAGATGCTAGACGAGACCTCCTCCCTCGGCGGGGGCCGGCGCAGTGCGTCCGGCAGTGCTCGCGCTCGACGGGCGGGCAGTGCCGGTAGTGGTAGTTCCAGTGCTGCCGGTATCATGTCCCGCAGCATGACCCACTTGGCTGGTGGCAgcgcaggaggaggaggaggctcGCGTGGAAAGTACTCCCTGGGCGGAGGGATCTCGACCAGTTTCCGGCCATTGGGCAGCGGAGCCGGAGGGCAGCGCGACTCGACCA GCTCGCGATCGGGAAATGCCACGCCCGGTGGACACTTCAACAGCTCAAGGCCCGGCAGCGCCATGTCCACATCGACAAATATGTCCACATCCGGTCTGGTCAACAGGCGTCCGGCCACAGCGCCCAGGAAGCCAAGGCCCGCCAGTATCGCTGGCACGGGCATGTCTCTTGAGG aGATAAACAAGCTTAAAAAGGATCAGAAGCCGCCCGTTAAAACGACAGCCGCCTCGCCGTCCGCACAAACGACCCCCAAACGAACACAGAACCTTATGTCCACCTCTATGATTGTGACCTCCAGCTCATCCCGGCAGAGTGCCGAAAAGAAAACTCCCTCAAAAAGA gaaCCCTTGGTGCCGAGGGCAGCATCAGCTTCAAAGGCTCTGCCAAATCGCACCGCAAGCTCAGAACGGATCAGCCGGCTCAGCAGGGAGCCAAAAACCAAGGATACCTCTGCCATGACGAGGTCTATGATCGTCACCAGCAGCAGTACTACAACTACCACCACAAAAGTAGcaccagctcctgctcctgctcccgcACCCGCTCCTGTGCCCGTCGCAGCTCCAGCTCCGGAACAGAATGGAGTGGCTAAGGTGGTTGAAACACCTGCACCCGCAGAGGTGCCAGTACCAACGGTTGCAGTTACTGCCGAGACTCCCGTTGCTGCTCCGGCAGTGAGCAAGGCCGAGAAGGAGGCCTTGAACTCCGAGAAGACGGAGGAAGAGGCACGTCAAGTGGAGACAGCTGCTCCTGTGCCATCAGAGCCAGAGCCCGTAACACAGATTGCCTCGGCTAATGTGGAGGAGAAGTCCGATGAGGGCACGGAGAAGGAATCCAGCCCCAAGCCCCAGGAGCAGGTTGTTGTCAGCAAACAGTCGCGCAGCAAGGAGAACTCGGAGGTGCGAGAGCTGACGCCGCCAGAGGGAGCTGACCTGATGACAGCATCGATGATGGCCAAAAAGATCACGACCGAGGAGGAAGCGAAGGCCGCATTGGCCGAAAGACGACGCCTGGCCCGCGAGGAGGCCGAACGACAGGCGGAATTGGAACGCCAACGACTGGAGGCGGAGCGCCTGGCCGAGCTGAAGGctcaggaggaggaggccgaGCGCCAGCGCCTTTTCGAGGAAGAATCTATGCGACTGGCCGCGGAGCAGCGCCGTGGTGAGGAGGAGCGCCTGCGCAAGGCCATCGAG GAAGCACAGCAAcgcgaggaggaggagcagcgtAAGCGTGAGGACGAGGAACGACAGCGTGTGGAGCGTGAGGAGGCCGAGAAGAAGGCCAAGGAGGAGGCGGAGAAGCAGCGCGTCGAGGTGGCCGAGCGACTCAAGCGTGAGGAGAAGGAGCGCGAAGAGCGCCGCAAGAGAGTCGAGGCGATTATGTCGCGCACCCGTAAAGGAGGAGCCGCAGCTCCCTCCAAG GATGCTAGCGACAAAGCAGCTCCTGCAGCCACGGCACCTGCGAACAACAGTAGCAGCAACAGCgacaccaacagcagcaacaattcGGCTGGTGGTTCGCCCAGTTCTGCAGATGCCACACCCACGCCAAATGCAACGCCTGCTGAAACAGTAACTGCCTCAGAGCCGCCCAACAGCCAGGCGATGTATGAGCAATCGGTGCTAGATAAGGAGAACTCGCTCATCAACAGCTTATCGACGATGATAATCGACGAGAATGCCAAGAATCTGCAGCAGGTTAGCAACGGCAAGTTGTTGGCCGACTTCGAGGGAAGCAACACAGTCCCAGCGGTGGCCAATGGCAATGGCCACATCGAGAATGTCAACAACAAAAA CGACATTAACCTCCTGCAGGATGCTGTCGCCCCAGCTGCCACTCAGCTGATCGACCTGAGTATCGAGTCACAAGATCTACACTTGAACAATAACAACAGCTTGCTGACGAGCACAGCGGCAACCACCACGCTAGTCACTGCTGATAGTCACGAGAATAAAG ATATATCGTTGCTGTGA
- the LOC6506523 gene encoding MAP7 domain-containing protein 1 isoform X12, with protein MASLGHENYSNNPEVENTSKRADSREGSAERKASKDREEKLRYARDRQNEERQRKIEELRAQAEAAQRYREQKEEERRRRIEEIRVRDTEKRHQVEERKKAIVEAEKERREYILKKNLERDSRIEIKKRDRNSIGFAFGSSTPRLLDVPADYGLVSPSAFWGQRRSTSISNVAGATLSRRSSERELADSGAKKRASSSTDRHDEDNVDTSAMVFRSVYRRKTDLMPTIPSPRDGHYGSRGSLSTTPARTPGSRSGNATPGGHFNSSRPGSAMSTSTNMSTSGLVNRRPATAPRKPRPASIAGTGMSLEEINKLKKDQKPPVKTTAASPSAQTTPKRTQNLMSTSMIVTSSSSRQSAEKKTPSKREPLVPRAASASKALPNRTASSERISRLSREPKTKDTSAMTRSMIVTSSSTTTTTTKVAPAPAPAPAPAPVPVAAPAPEQNGVAKVVETPAPAEVPVPTVAVTAETPVAAPAVSKAEKEALNSEKTEEEARQVETAAPVPSEPEPVTQIASANVEEKSDEGTEKESSPKPQEQVVVSKQSRSKENSEVRELTPPEGADLMTASMMAKKITTEEEAKAALAERRRLAREEAERQAELERQRLEAERLAELKAQEEEAERQRLFEEESMRLAAEQRRGEEERLRKAIEEAQQREEEEQRKREDEERQRVEREEAEKKAKEEAEKQRVEVAERLKREEKEREERRKRVEAIMSRTRKGGAAAPSKDASDKAAPAATAPANNSSSNSDTNSSNNSAGGSPSSADATPTPNATPAETVTASEPPNSQAMYEQSVLDKENSLINSLSTMIIDENAKNLQQVSNGKLLADFEGSNTVPAVANGNGHIENVNNKNDINLLQDAVAPAATQLIDLSIESQDLHLNNNNSLLTSTAATTTLVTADSHENKDISLL; from the exons ATGGCGAGTCTTGGCCACGAAAATTATTCGAATAATCCCGAAG TGGAAAACACATCCAAGCGAGCCGACAGCCGCGAGGGCAGCGCCGAGCGTAAAG CGTCCAAAGACCGGGAGGAGAAGCTGAGGTACGCCCGTGACCGACAGAATGAGGAGCGACAGCGGAAGATCGAGGAACTGCGCGCCCAGGCAGAGGCCGCCCAGAGGTATCGGGAACAGAAAGAGGAGGAGCGTCGGCGCCGCATCGAGGAGATTCGCGTCCGGGACACAGAAAAGCGCCACCAGGTGGAGGAGCGCAAGAAGGCCATAGTCGAGGCAGAAAAAGAGCGTCGCGAGTACATCCTCAAAAAGAATCTA GAACGCGACTCCCGAATAGAAATCAAGAAGCGGGACAGAAACTCTATTGGCTTTGCGTTCGGATCTTCGACTCCTCGCCTGCTGGATGTGCCCGCGGATTATGGTCTGGTATCGCCCAGTGCCTTTTGGGGTCAGCGGAG GTCCACATCCATATCAAACGTTGCGGGCGCCACGCTCTCACGTCGAAGTTCGGAGCGAGAACTTGCCGACAGTGGTGCTAAGAAGCGTGCCTCATCCTCGACGGATCGACACGATG aAGATAACGTTGATACATCAGCGATGGTGTTCCGAAGCGTTTACCGCAGGAAAACGGACCTCATGCCGACAATACCCAGCCCCCGAGACGGGCATTATGGTTCGCGAGGCTCCCTGAGCACCACGCCGGCCAGAACCCCAG GCTCGCGATCGGGAAATGCCACGCCCGGTGGACACTTCAACAGCTCAAGGCCCGGCAGCGCCATGTCCACATCGACAAATATGTCCACATCCGGTCTGGTCAACAGGCGTCCGGCCACAGCGCCCAGGAAGCCAAGGCCCGCCAGTATCGCTGGCACGGGCATGTCTCTTGAGG aGATAAACAAGCTTAAAAAGGATCAGAAGCCGCCCGTTAAAACGACAGCCGCCTCGCCGTCCGCACAAACGACCCCCAAACGAACACAGAACCTTATGTCCACCTCTATGATTGTGACCTCCAGCTCATCCCGGCAGAGTGCCGAAAAGAAAACTCCCTCAAAAAGA gaaCCCTTGGTGCCGAGGGCAGCATCAGCTTCAAAGGCTCTGCCAAATCGCACCGCAAGCTCAGAACGGATCAGCCGGCTCAGCAGGGAGCCAAAAACCAAGGATACCTCTGCCATGACGAGGTCTATGATCGTCACCAGCAGCAGTACTACAACTACCACCACAAAAGTAGcaccagctcctgctcctgctcccgcACCCGCTCCTGTGCCCGTCGCAGCTCCAGCTCCGGAACAGAATGGAGTGGCTAAGGTGGTTGAAACACCTGCACCCGCAGAGGTGCCAGTACCAACGGTTGCAGTTACTGCCGAGACTCCCGTTGCTGCTCCGGCAGTGAGCAAGGCCGAGAAGGAGGCCTTGAACTCCGAGAAGACGGAGGAAGAGGCACGTCAAGTGGAGACAGCTGCTCCTGTGCCATCAGAGCCAGAGCCCGTAACACAGATTGCCTCGGCTAATGTGGAGGAGAAGTCCGATGAGGGCACGGAGAAGGAATCCAGCCCCAAGCCCCAGGAGCAGGTTGTTGTCAGCAAACAGTCGCGCAGCAAGGAGAACTCGGAGGTGCGAGAGCTGACGCCGCCAGAGGGAGCTGACCTGATGACAGCATCGATGATGGCCAAAAAGATCACGACCGAGGAGGAAGCGAAGGCCGCATTGGCCGAAAGACGACGCCTGGCCCGCGAGGAGGCCGAACGACAGGCGGAATTGGAACGCCAACGACTGGAGGCGGAGCGCCTGGCCGAGCTGAAGGctcaggaggaggaggccgaGCGCCAGCGCCTTTTCGAGGAAGAATCTATGCGACTGGCCGCGGAGCAGCGCCGTGGTGAGGAGGAGCGCCTGCGCAAGGCCATCGAG GAAGCACAGCAAcgcgaggaggaggagcagcgtAAGCGTGAGGACGAGGAACGACAGCGTGTGGAGCGTGAGGAGGCCGAGAAGAAGGCCAAGGAGGAGGCGGAGAAGCAGCGCGTCGAGGTGGCCGAGCGACTCAAGCGTGAGGAGAAGGAGCGCGAAGAGCGCCGCAAGAGAGTCGAGGCGATTATGTCGCGCACCCGTAAAGGAGGAGCCGCAGCTCCCTCCAAG GATGCTAGCGACAAAGCAGCTCCTGCAGCCACGGCACCTGCGAACAACAGTAGCAGCAACAGCgacaccaacagcagcaacaattcGGCTGGTGGTTCGCCCAGTTCTGCAGATGCCACACCCACGCCAAATGCAACGCCTGCTGAAACAGTAACTGCCTCAGAGCCGCCCAACAGCCAGGCGATGTATGAGCAATCGGTGCTAGATAAGGAGAACTCGCTCATCAACAGCTTATCGACGATGATAATCGACGAGAATGCCAAGAATCTGCAGCAGGTTAGCAACGGCAAGTTGTTGGCCGACTTCGAGGGAAGCAACACAGTCCCAGCGGTGGCCAATGGCAATGGCCACATCGAGAATGTCAACAACAAAAA CGACATTAACCTCCTGCAGGATGCTGTCGCCCCAGCTGCCACTCAGCTGATCGACCTGAGTATCGAGTCACAAGATCTACACTTGAACAATAACAACAGCTTGCTGACGAGCACAGCGGCAACCACCACGCTAGTCACTGCTGATAGTCACGAGAATAAAG ATATATCGTTGCTGTGA